In Psychrobacter ciconiae, the genomic window GCTCAAGAGTACTATGAATCGGTCATCGAGAACCGAAGCGATTTGCCCTTTGAAATTGACGGAATGGTTATCAAAGTCAATAGCTTAGCGCTACAATCACAGCTTGGCTTTTTATCACGCGAGCCGCGCTGGGCAACGGCGTATAAATTTCCTGCCGAAACGGTCATCACAAGGCTCAACCAAATCGACTGGCAAGTGGGTCGCACCGGCGCGCTCACCCCCGTCGGCAAACTTGAACCGGTCAAAGTCGGCGGCGTCACCGTCAGTAACGTCACTTTGCATAACTTCGGCGAGATTCAGCGCTTAGACGTTCGCGCAGGCGACATGGTCAGCGTCCACCGCGCAGGCGACGTCATCCCCAAGGTTACCCGAGTTTGGCTTGATGAGCGCCCAAATGACAGTCAGCCGGTCACCTTGCCAAAATCTTGCCCCGTTTGCAGCTCGCCGGTTATTTTGCCTGAAGGCGAGGCGCTTGCTCGCTGCTCAGGTGGACTATTTTGCCCTGCTCAGCAGACCGAAGCGCTCATTCACTTTGTTTCGCGCCGCGCCATGGACATTGATGGTCTTGGTAACCGTTGGTTGATTCGCTTTTTTGAAGAAGGGCTGATTAAAAACGCCGCCGACATTTATACCCTAAAAGACCACCAAAGCGCGCTGATTGACTTTGATAAATTGGGCGAAAAGTCCGTTCAAAATATGCTTGCCGCCATTGAAGCCAGTAAAAAAACCACCTTAGCGCGATTTATTTTTGCCTTAGGGATTCGCGGCGTTGGCGAGACCACTGCGCAAAACTTGGCGCTGCACTTTGGCACGCTTGATAAGCTTATGAGCGCGGATATTGAGGCGCTGCTTGCCACTTCTGACGTTGGCGCGATTACCGCTGAGCTGATTTTTGACTTTTTTCGTGCCCCGCACAACATCGAGGTCATCGACGCGTTGATGAGTGCTGGCGTTCATTGGGATACGGTTCAGGCTCAGTCGGCGGACAACTTACCGCTTGCCAACCAGTCTTGGGTCATCACAGGGACGCTGAACACCATGGCGCGCGATGAAGCCAAAGCCAAATTGCAAGCGCTTGGCGCAAAAGTCACCGGCAGCATCTCCGCCAAAACCACCGCCCTGCTCGCCGGTGAAAAAGCCGGCTCAAAGCTTGCCAAAGCGGAAAAGCTTGGGGTAAACGTGGTGAGCGAGGAGGCGTTTTTGGGGATGGTTGAAGGGTTTTGATCTTGGTTGAGCCGGTTAGCTTTGTTCTCCACTTTTATTAAAAGTTTTGCTGGGTGCTTGAATCTGCCTTGTGCGGATTTCCATCTTCACCCTTCACCCCATCCGGCTTAATCTCAATCGGCAACACCAAACCTTTGCCAAAGTCGCCTTGGATAACATAGTCAAACTTTGACGGCTGAACCTCAGGCGTGGTATGAATAATGAGCGCGGTATTTTTCGCGTCAATCAATTCATGTGACACGTAGCTGGTGCCAAGTTGATCAAGGACTTTAGACAACGGCTCGTTGACTGCCATGCCAACGGTGAGGTTGTACTGGGCAGTTGGCTTATCGACTTTGAAGTATTCGGCGTAATCGCGGACGTTTTGGCTGTCGATGGCAAACGGATATTGATAATGAACGGGGTCGGCGGGCGGCTCAGGGCTTGCTACGGCTGACCAGTCAATGGCTTTGGCGGCGTTTTTGGTGGCAGGCGTTTTGGCAACGTCGGTGATGTCAGCGGCGTTGCTGTTTATGGCAGTGTCGCTGCTTTTGGCATTACTAATGGCTTCGCTGTTTGCTCCCGCGTTGTCTTTCACCTCGCTGCTTGGATTGCTGCAAGCGCTTACAGTGAATAAAAACGCTGACATTATCGATAAGCTGATTAAACGCTGAACCATGACCAAACTGCCTTATTTACTGATTTTCATTGCCGAGAATTTTAAACTAAAACTAAATTAAAAATAGTCTGTAGTTTGCCATCTTTTCCTCAAAAAAAACAGCCATCAATCATTGACGGCTGCTATTACAATTCTCAATTTAGTGTAGTCAAAGGCTTAGATTTTGCAAGTTACTTGATACTCTTGACCGGTCGCCCATTTCATTGCAAGAACGCCTTCGTTGCCTTTCATGTGCCAAGCATAGATAACTTCAGGGTTTGAGTCGTTAACATAACTTGCAGTATCACCGTTCATGCCGCCGTTTAGGATAAGCGGCTGATTCGCCCAGTTTACTTTTGGTAGGGTGACATTAAGCATGGCTTGCTGTTTGTTGATCGATTGTTTCGCCATGATTTTACCGCCGTCGGTACAGGTGTAAGGCGCAGGCGCCATACGGTCGTAAGCCACGTCAGTCGCGCTTTCGGCAGGCGTCGTTGGTGTGGTGGTCGGGGCAGTTGTCGCACAAGCGCTAAGTAGAGCAAGGGCTGGGATAGCGGCGGCAAGCTTTAAAGTGTTGGTCATTATCATCTCCAAAATAGTCAGCAATCTGCATGATGCGTAATAAAAAACGCTTAAGATTAAACCGTCATCATGCGTTGTTATAACCTTAAGCGAATTAGGAATATGATAGCGAAAAATTGTCACTTTAAATGTGAGCAATTGTCACTCGCCTGTTAGCCAAGTTGCTTAATTGACGATAAAATGTAAGCGGCTATTTCACTTTCAAAAGCTTTATAAACTCAAGATAATATAAAGCCTCTAAAAAGATAACCAATACTTTTACTTACTTCTTCTGGGCGGCAATCCGGTATGCTGAGTTTGAAAGTTACCTTTTTTCGGTTGTTTTTTAACCGATTTATTTTGGGCAGCTTGTTGGCTATTATTTTGAGTGTGGCTTTGACCGCTTTTGCCATTGGTTTGGCGTTTGGCAGAATCGTTGCCGACGCGGCTGTTCTTTTTGCGTGCCGATTGGTAGCTTGCGGCTTCACCATCGCGACCTTCAAGCTGCGGGTTAAATGGCGGGATTAAGCAGCTGCGATGCTTGCCGATTAAATCACCGCGACCCATGTCTTGTAAGGCTTTTCGCAGCATTGCCCAGTTTTTGGGGTCGTGATAGCGCAAAAAGGCTTTGTGAAGTCGGCGCTGTTTTCCCGATTTGACGATGGTGACATCACCACCTTCGCGGCTGACTTTATGAAGGGGGTCTTTGTGCGAGTGATACATCGCCGTCGCAGTTGCCATGGGGCTTGGGTAAAACGCTTGAACTTGGTCGGCGCGGTAGTCGTGGCGCTTAAGCCAAAGCGCCAAGTTCATCATGTCCTCATCGGTCGTTCCGGGGTGGGCGGCGATAAAGTAGGGGATAAGGTACTGCTCTTTGCCGGCTTCTTGACTGAAGCGCTCAAACATGGCTTTAAAGGCGTCATAGGTTCCCATGCCCGGTTTCATCATTTTGGATAAAACGTTGTCCTCGGAGTGCTCAGGGGCGATTTTTAAGTAGCCGCCAACGTGGTGGGTGACCAGCTCTTTGACGTATTCGGGGTCTTTGACCGCCAAATCATAGCGTAGTCCTGAAGCGATGAGGATTTTTTTTACGCCTTTGATATCGCGGGCGCGGCGATAAAGCTGGGTCAATGAGCTGTGATCGGTCAGCAAATTGTCGCAAACGTCAGGGTAAACGCAAGACGGCTTTCGGCAATTTTTCTCAATAGTTTCATCTTTGCAATTCAGCCGGTACATATTTGCCGTGGGTCCCCCAAGGTCGGAGATGATTCCGGTAAAGTTGGGGGCAGTGTCGCGGATGGCTTCCACTTCGCGCAAAATTGAGTCGTGCGATCGGTTTTGAATGATTCGACCTTCATGCTCAGTGATGGAGCAAAACGTGCAGCCGCCAAAGCAGCCGCGCATGATATTGACCGAAAATTTAATCATATCAAACGCCGGAATGCGAGCGTCACTATAAACGGGATGGGGCAATCGCGCATAAGGCAAGTCAAAAACGTAATCCATTTCCTCGGTCGATAGCGGAATCGGCGGCGGATTGAGCCAAACGTCAATCTCAGAGGCGCCTGAACCGTGACGCTGAACCAAGGCGCGAGCGTTACCGGGGTTGGTTTCTAAATGCAAAATGCGGTTGGCATGGGCATAAAGTACGGGGTCAGCTTTGACGGCTTCAAAGTCCGGCAAGCGAATGACCGTTTTGTCACGGCTTGGCAGCTTTAAGGTGTGTTTTAGCGCCGTTTTTGGTTTGGCATTTTTAAACTGAACGATTTGAATATCGTCGTTGACGGCATCGGCATTTAAGACTTTATTGGTCACTTTTTCGGCAACAAAGCCCGGATACTGCCCCGACATGGAGCTTGTTTTATCTTGCTCAATTTGGCAGCTATCAACGTCCTCGGTCATCACATACGGATTAATAATCGGATCCACGCGACCGATAGTATCGACGTCGTTACTCGCCACCTCAACCATATCGTCTTGCCAATGGCGACGGTTTTGGGTCGATAAATACGCCGTTCCACGGATTTTGCTCATTTGCTCAAAGCTATAGCCTTTTGACAAGCCGTGAACCACATCGACAATCGCGCGCTCAGCATTGCCATAAAGCAAAATATCAGCGCGTGAATCCAGCAAAATACTGCGGCGAACTTTATCCGACCAATAGTCATAATGAGCAATCCGGCGAAGGCTGCCCTCAATGCCGCCTAAAATCACCGGAACGTCCGAGAACGCCTCGCGGCAGCGCTGACTATAAACAATCGCCGCGCGGTCGGGTCGCTGTCCTGCGATATTGCCGGGGGAGTACGCGTCATCGCTGCGGATTTTGCGGTCGGCGGTATAGCGGTTAATCATGCTGTCCATGTTGCCTGCCGTCACCCCAAAGGCGTAAACCGGCTTGCCAAGCGCCATAAACGCGTCTTTGCTGCTCCAATCCGGCTGAGCGATAATGCCAACGCGAAAGCCTTGCGCCTCAAGAAGACGACCGATGATTGCCATGCCAAAGCTTGGATGGTCCACATAAGCATCACCTGAAATGATAATCACATCGCAAGCATCCCAGCCAAGCTCGTCCATCTCAGCACGGCTCATTGGCAAAAAGGGCGCAGGCTCATAGCAGCTCGCCCAATGCTTGTCGTAATCATAAAGCGGCTTGGTGCCGTGTTTAAAGGCGGATTGGGCGATGGTATCAGCAGACATGGGGCAACCTTTGGACAAATTGGCTTGATAAAAAGGCGCTCATCTTATCATGAATTGCTTTCAAGTTGACAATAAAATTCGCCTCAAGCTCTACTTAAGTAGTTGATAGCAAAAATAAATTAGCCTGATGTTAACTGCTAATCAAGCGCAATCTTTGTGCCGCTTTTGGTAAAGTTCATCACAAACTGACTTTTGAAATTGCGAACGTTATTTTCATAAGTGAACATATTGCGGGTAAATTCGTGATAATCGCTCATGTTTTTAGCACTGACCAGCAGCATAAAATCCACATCGCCCGACACTTCATAGCAGCTCATCACTCGCGGTTGCGCGGTCATTAAGCGCTCAAAGCGGTGCTGCATCGGCGTGTTTGAGCGCTCCATTTCAATCATCACAATTGCCGTCAAGCCAAATCCTACCTTGTTTGGGTCAACAATCGCCACTTGCCGTGTGATGACACCGCTATCAGTGAGCGCCTGAATCCGCCGCTGGGCTGTGGCAACCGACACATGAACGCGTTCGGCAATGGTTTTGAGCGGCAAAGTTGCATCATCTTGTAGCAGATTTAAAATTGCTTTGTCGGTGTCATCAAGCATCACTTTTCCTTAATTTGTTTGTTATCTCTAAAGTTAGCTTTTTCTTATAAATAATAAATTTTCCGCTAGGTTTTATAATAATTATCATATCATCCTAATTATCAATAAAAACCTATTGAAATGCTCATACTTTAGATAAATAAAACCATCTTTAGCTTAATTTAGCAAATTTTTTGCAAGATAAATAGTTAAACTAACCCTAGTCGTTAACAAAGTTGAAATTTAAACCATTAATCTGCTCAATTGCCAAGTTAGGATGCCCCAATGTCAACATTAACCCCGACCGCAAAACGAAATTTTGCGCCGTTTGCAAGTCAGGACAGCAGCAAGCAAACGCTCATTCGCGGCGTGGCGCTTGCTGTGCTATCGAACGTCTTATTTGGCGCGCTTTATGCGTATAGCAGCTTTCTTGAGCCGTTATCAGGAACGCAAGTGTTCATTTGGCGGATGCTGATGATGTGGGTAGCGATGGTGGCGTTTTTGCTGTTAACAGGCAAAATGAAATACCATTTAAATAAACTTGCTAACTTGGGCGGTATCAAGCAATGGGCGCTTTTGGTGCTGCCAACGCCGATTTTTTTAAGTCAGCTTTGGCTCTTTATGTGGGCGCCGGTCAACGGTCAAGGCGTTCAAACGGCGATGGGGTATTTTTTATTTCCGCTGATGATGGTGGTGTTTGGCTGTGTGCTTTTCGGTGAAAAATTAAGCCGATTGCAGTGGTTGGCGGTTGGTTTTGCCGCGCTTGGGGTGGCAAGCGAGATTTTCCGGACGCAAAGCGTATCTTGGGCGACGCTTTGGGTTTGCGGGACGTATCCGATATATTACATCATGCGCCGCGTTCAAGGGATTGAAGCCATCACCGGATTGCTCGTCGATTTAACCTTATTTGCGCCGCTTGCCATGCTGTATTTATGGTTTGTTGCGCCAAGCAATTTGGCATTGGTTTCAGGGTCAAGCTTTTTTATCTTTATGCTCATTGGTCTTGGGATGCTCAGCGTGTTTGCTATGAGCACCAATTTGGAAGCCAGCCGCATTTTGCCAGTCAACGTCTTTGGCATGATGAGCTATATTGAGCCGGCTTTGCTATTTTTACTTGCGGTAACTATTTTAGGCAATCCGTTTGAAAGTGAAATGCTATTTAGTTATGGTTTGATTTGGCTTGGGATTATGTTTTTGATTGCTCATGGGGTGAAGCAATTACGCAAAGTGCCAGTGATTGCCGCCAAGGAAACTAGTGCTTAAAGCTTAAAGCAGAAATAAAAAAACGGATGACTTTTGCCATCCGTTTTTTGTTTTTTAATGCGACAATCTAAAAAAAAACTTAATTCAAATGCTGTTTAAAGCCGCGCTGTTTATCGCGTTCCCAATCGCGCTCTTTTAAGGTTTTGCGCTTATCATGAAGCTTTTTACCGATGGTCAGCGCGATTTGACATTTCACCCGTGAGTTTTTCCAATAGCAGGACAGCGGCACGCAAGCATAACCTTTTTGGTTAACCGCGCCCATAAGTTTATCAATCTCGCGGCGGTGCATGAGCAGCTTTCGCGTTCGGATGCTGTCGGGGCTGATGTGCGTTGAGCTTGAAAGCAGCGGCTGAATGTGCGAGCCAAACAAAAACGCTTCGTTATTGCGAAAAATAATATAAGCTTCGGTGATGCTCATTTTGCCTTCGCGAATGGATTTGACTTCCCAGCCTTGAAGTTCAAGCCCCGCCTCAAAGGTTTCTTCAATATAATACTCGTGCCTTGCTTTTTTATTGGCACAAATTTGATTGTCCGGTTTTTTTGCTTTTTTTGCCATAATCTTAATTTCACTATAATCGTGCGTAATCCTTGCGGCAAAATGAAAGTTAATTTTCAAAAACTTGCCCAAGTCGAGGCTCAATTGTAGCAAATCTTAGGGGGCGCGGGTATGACTGCAGCAATGACAAATGTAGCAGATTGGTGTTAAGTTGCTGCAAAATTTGCTAGCATAGTCAGGGTGAATTTCCAGTTTTTAATGCTAGCTTTTTTATTTCTATTATCCCATCAGTTAGACGACGCTTATGACTTCATCACTTCCGCCGCGCCCTGCCACCAAAATCTTGTACCCCGGAACCTTTGACCCCATTACCAATGGTCATGTGGACCTGGTAAAACGGGCGATTAAGCTGTTTGATGAAGTGATTATCGCGGTGGCGTCCGGTCACCACAAAAAGCCATTGTTTGACTTTGATGAGCGCGTGGCATTGGTCAAAACTGTTTTTGCCGAGTTTCCGCAAGTTTCTGTGGTCGGCTTTGAGGGTTTGCTCGTTGATTTTATGCGTGAAAATGGCGCAACAGCGGTGCTTCGCGGTCTTCGGGCGATGTCTGATTTTGAGTATGAATTTCAGCTTGCCAACATGAACCGCGAGCTTGATGAGCATTTTGAGGCGGTGTTTTTAACCCCTGCGCAAAATTATTCGTTTATTTCCTCCACCATGATTCGCGAGATTGCCAAGCTTGGCGGCGATGTGAACAAATTTGTGCCGCCTTGTGTAGTAGATGCCTTTGCCAAAAAGCTTGCATAAATTTTTAGATAAAAAACGCGTGAAAAGCCCTAAAAATCAAGGTTAAAAGGAGCCGTTATGGCGCTATTGATTACCGATGAGTGCATCAATTGTGACGTTTGCGAGCCGGCGTGCCCAAACGATGCCATCTCCGAGGGCGATGAGATTTATGTCATCAATCCGGACTTGTGCACCGAGTGCGTTGGGCATTTTGATGAGCCGCAATGCGTTGAGATTTGCCCCGTCGATTGCATCCCAAAAGACCCCAATCACGTGGAGTCTGAAGGTGATTTGTTGGCAAAATATAAACGTATTACGGGACAATAATATAACCAACAATATAGTGCTTGTAGGCTGCGGCTTTAGTCCAGCTAGTGCACAATGGTTTTTAATGCTTAGCTTACGCCACAGCCTACATTTAAAAGCTGAGAATGACGTAAAAATTAGATAAGGATATCGCCATTTTTTCTACTTCGCTCACTCAAAATAATGCCTATCCAACCAGTGATTTTGACTCGCACCACCTTTGGCATCCGTACGCCAGCATTCCGCCTGCTTATCCAAATTTGGTTATTGAAAAAGCTTCAGGCGTTTATTTAATTACCCAAAACGGTAAGCGGCTGATAGATGGCATGTCGTCATGGTGGGCGGCGGTTCATGGCTATAATCACCCCAAGCTCAATCAAGCCATAACTGACCAGCTTGAAAACATGGCCCATGTGATGTTTGGCGGCTTGACCCACCAACCGGCGATTGATTTGGGCAAAAAGCTGCTTGAGATGGTGCCAAGCAATCTTGAGGCGATTTTTTATGCCGATAGCGGCAGTATTGCGGTGGAAGTCGCGCTAAAAATGGCGCTGCAATACCAACTTGCCGTAGGTCAGCCAAAAAAAAACCAATTTGCCTCGACCCGCTCGGGCTATTTTGGCGATACTTGGCACGCCATGAGTGTTTGCGACCCTGTTAGCGGGATGCACAGCCTTTATGGCAGTCAATTGCCCTTGCAGTATTTTGTTGCCGCGCCTACCGCAGGATTTGAGCGCTCAATGACCGCCAGCGAGCGGAATGAGCTGAGCGCATTTTTTGAGCGCCATCATCAAAAGCTTGCCGGATTTATTATTGAGCCCATCATCCAAGGCGCAGGCGGGATGCGTTTTTATAGCACCGAGTATTTGCAGCAGTTGCGGGCGCTTTGTGATGAATATGACGTCCTATTAATTTTAGATGAAATCGCCACCGGATTTGGTCGCAGCGGTCGGCTGTTTGCTTGTGAGCACGCTCAGGTTTTGCCGGACATTATGACCATTGGCAAGGCATTAACAGGCGGTTATTTAAGCTTTGCCGCAACCCTTTGTTCGCGACACATTTCTGATACCATTCACCAAAGCGCCAATTCTGCCTTGATGCATGGTCCTACCTTTATGGGAAATCCGCTGGCTTGCGCCGTGGCAATTGCGTCGCTTGAGTTAATTCAAAGCTATGATATTGAAAATCGCGTGGCAAGATTGCAATCACAACTGCGCGAGCAGTTATCAGTTGCCGCAAGTTGGCAGCACGTTGTTGACGTTCGCGTTTTAGGCGCGGTTGCGGTCATTGAGCTTGACCATAATGTGGATATGGCGCGGTTTCAATCGCTGCTTGTCCGCCACGGCGTTTGGGTGCGACCGTTTGGCAAGCTGGTTTATATTATGCCGCCTTATGTGATTACCGATGACGAACTAAAAGAACTTTGCCAAGGCTTGCTTGGTGTACTTGATGAATATTTATCTCTTCAACTTTAAGCCAAAAATAAAAAAATAAAGGCAACCTATGGTCATTTTTATCTCAGGAATTGATACCGATATTGGCAAAACGATAGCCACCGGAATGCTAGCGCGGTCGTTAATGGCGCAAAATATTAACGTCATGACCCAAAAGCTGGTTCAAACCGGCGTTGCTGCTTTAGAAAATCAGGGCTTAAACGGTCAAAAAGCCATCAGCGACGATATTTTAACCCATCGTGAACTCATGCAAATTCCGCTCAATGACTTTGATATTGACGGCACAACTTGCCCGTATTTTTTTAGCAAACCCGCGTCCCCGCATTTAGCGGCGGCGATGGATAACGCCGTATTAAATATCGATGACATTACTTGCGCTACCCAAACTTTGCAACGTCATTTTGATGTGATACTCCTTGAAGGTGCGGGGGGATTGCTCGTCCCGATAACCAAAAATTGCTTAACGCTTGATTATATCGCTGAGCAAGGCTATCCAGTTATTTTGGTGACCTCAGGGCGACTTGGCAGTATTAACCATACCCTGCTAAGCATTGAAGCCGTTAAATCTCGCGGACTCAAACTTCACAGCCTTATTTATAACACCATTCATGACGATGACGCGGACATTAGCCAAAGTACCCAAGACTTTTTGCAACGCTATTTAAAAAAACACGCGCCCGATTGTCATTGGCTTGTTTTAAATCGAATTGATGATAACGCCTTGCTTGAGCTACCTGCGAATTTTATTTGATAACCTATTTTTAATCTGAGCAGAGTTTGCTATACTAGCGCGCTTGGTAGACCAGACGATCGCCGCTGACCGCTGATTTTTCAGTGTGTTGGGGGAGGAAAGTCCGGGCTACATAGGGCAGCGTGCCAGCTAACGGCTGGGCGGGGCAACCCGACGACCAGTGCAGCAGAGAGCAGACCGCCTTTGACTTATATAAGTATCGTAAGATATTTATGTCATCGGTAAGGGTGAAAGGGTGCGGTAAGAGCGCACCGCGTGGCTAGCAATAGCTTACGGCAGGGTAAACTCCACGCGTAGCAAGACCAAATAGGCATTGATGGCGCGGCCCGCGTCCAATGCGGGTAGGTTGCTTGAGCGCACAAGCGATTGTGCGCCTAGATGAATGATCGTCCTCGACAGAACCCGGCTTATCGGTTTACCAAGACTTTTTTGCAGTAAAATTATCAAAAATCAGTAAAGATTGAAAAAATTGCTAAATTGGGGGTTGACGAAAGCGACTTCTTTTAGCATAATACCGAGCCTTAAAAGGCGATGTAGCTCAGCTGGTTAGAGCGCACGACTCATAATCGTGAGGTCGAGAGTTCAAGTCTCTCCATCGCCACCAAATTTAAAAATGCCAATCTGATCAAGGTTGGTTTTTTTTTGCCTAAAAAAAGCGTTAGGGTAATATGACCGTTTTCAACGTTAAAAGTAAGTTTGAGAGTATTTAAAATTTCGAAGCTATAGATTGATGATAAATCAAATGCTTGCTGTCAAATTCGCCTTACTTTATGTTGTAAAACTGCTAGAATACCGCCTAACGCTTCATTTCTTTGACCCTTTATTTTCTTTTATTTAGTAGGCGCTTTGTGACTGCATTAGCTAATATCCGTAATTTTTCTATTATTGCGCACATCGATCATGGCAAATCGACGCTTGCCGATCGCTTTATTCAAATGTGTGGCGCACTTCAAGACCGTGAAATGCAGGCGCAAGTGCTTGATTCAATGGACATTGAGCGCGAGCGCGGCATCACCATCAAGGCGCAATCGGTCACGCTGTATTTTGACCATCCAAATGGTGAGCGCTATCAGCTCAACTTCATCGACACCCCCGGTCACGTGGACTTTTCTTATGAAGTGTCGCGCTCTTTAGCTGCTTGTGAAGGCGCGCTTTTGGTCGTTGATGCCGCGCAGGGCGTTGAGGCGCAGTCGGTTGCCAACTGTTATACGGCAGTTGACCAAGGTCTTGAGGTGATGGCGGTTTTGAACAAAATCGACTTACCGCAAGTTGAGCCTGAACGCGTCATTCAAGAAATTGAGGATATTATCGGCATTGATGCCGTTGATGCGCCGCGCGTTTCAGCAAAGTCAGGTCTTGGCGTTGAAGCATTACTTGAGCGATTGGTTGAGGTCATTCCTGCCCCAACCGGCGATCGTGATGCGCCTTTGCAAGCGCTGATCATCGACTCGTGGTTTGACAACTATTTAGGCGTGGTGTCGCTCGTTCGCGTCCGTGAAGGCTCGGTAAAAGCTGGCGATAAAATCTATATTAAATCGACCAAAGAGGCGCATTTGGTCAGCTCAATTGGTGTCTTTACGCCAAAGCCGTTAGATACGGGCGTATTAGAAGCCGGTGAAGTGGGCTTTATTATCGCCGGCATCAAAGACATCGCAGGCGCGCCCGTCGGTGACACCATCACCCACGCCAAAACGCCAGAAGTTGAGCGTATCCCTGGCTTTAAACAAGTCACACCGCAAGTTTACGCAGGGCTTTTTCCCGTTGATTCAAGCGACTTTGAAAAGTTTCGTGAAGCGCTACAAAAACTGCAAATCAATGACGCCGCGCTATTTTTTGAGCCGGACACCTCGGACGCGCTTGGCTTTGGATTTCGCTGCGGCTTTTTGGGAATGCTGCATATGGAAATCATCCAAGAGCGGCTTGAGCGCGAATATGACTTGGATTTAATCACCACCGCGCCGTCGGTGATTTATGAAATTGAGAAAAAAAATGGCGACGTCATTTACGTTGACAACCCGTCAAAGCTGCCCGAACCCAACAACATCGAAGCGTTCCGCGAGCCGATTGCGCGCTGTCATATTTTAGTGCCGCAGGATTATTTGGGCAACGTCATGACCCTTTGTATCGAGCGCCGCGGCGTTCAGGTGGACATGCGCTTTATGGGAAATCAAGTCCAACTGGTGTTTGATATTCCGATGGGTGAGGTGGTCATGGACTTTTTTGACCGCTTAAAGTCGGTATCGCGCGGCTTTGCTTCTCTTGATTATGGCTTTGAGCGTTACCAAGAGGACAAATTGGTCAAGGTTGACGTATTAATTAATGGTGATAAAGTCGATGCTTTAGCCATGATTTGCCATCAAGACCAAGCGCGCTTCCGTGGTAATCAGTTGGTCACCAAGATGAAAGAGCTGATTCCAAGGCAGATGTTTGACGTTGCCATTCAAGCCGCTATCGGCAGCCAGATTATCGGTCGCAGTACGGTCAAAGCCATGCGCAAAGACGTTTTGGCAAAATGTTACGGCGGCGACGTGTCGCGCAAGAAAAAGCTGCTGTCCAAGCAAAAAGAGGGTAAAAAGCGCATGAAGCAAGTGGGTAACGTGGAAATTCCGCAAGAAGCCTTCTTAGCGGTGCTGCAAGTGGACAATGGATAACTCACGCCTTAAAGGTCGCTGTTTATGGATTTTGACTTTAATATTATTTTGGTGCCCTTAACGCTTGCGCTAGGGGCAATTTGGCTGCTAGATAAACTTCGCCTAAAGCAGCGCGCCACTTATGGTCGCGGCAAAGAAAGCTTGCCTGTTCGCTGGGCTTATGACTTTTTCCCTGTTCTTGC contains:
- the ligA gene encoding NAD-dependent DNA ligase LigA, encoding MTDPILPKTATPLDDNAVIATMRSLIETLKVHNHAYYVLDNPTLEDSEYDQLRRSLLELEEAYPDLVQPDSPTNQVGDAPLSAFTQVTHDTPMLSLGNVFDYDELGDFMRRVNDRLSDNQKNPEFEMELKLDGLAVSLKYEFGNLVQAVTRGDGKVGEDITQNAKTIRNLPLWLGAAKDIARLEVRGEVLMPKAGFERLNRLAEQNGEKTFANPRNAAAGSLRQLDPSIAAARPLAFYAYSVNQGLPSDIATQSAALAWLGDIGFSVSAVRIIANPRAAQEYYESVIENRSDLPFEIDGMVIKVNSLALQSQLGFLSREPRWATAYKFPAETVITRLNQIDWQVGRTGALTPVGKLEPVKVGGVTVSNVTLHNFGEIQRLDVRAGDMVSVHRAGDVIPKVTRVWLDERPNDSQPVTLPKSCPVCSSPVILPEGEALARCSGGLFCPAQQTEALIHFVSRRAMDIDGLGNRWLIRFFEEGLIKNAADIYTLKDHQSALIDFDKLGEKSVQNMLAAIEASKKTTLARFIFALGIRGVGETTAQNLALHFGTLDKLMSADIEALLATSDVGAITAELIFDFFRAPHNIEVIDALMSAGVHWDTVQAQSADNLPLANQSWVITGTLNTMARDEAKAKLQALGAKVTGSISAKTTALLAGEKAGSKLAKAEKLGVNVVSEEAFLGMVEGF
- a CDS encoding YgiQ family radical SAM protein, which gives rise to MSADTIAQSAFKHGTKPLYDYDKHWASCYEPAPFLPMSRAEMDELGWDACDVIIISGDAYVDHPSFGMAIIGRLLEAQGFRVGIIAQPDWSSKDAFMALGKPVYAFGVTAGNMDSMINRYTADRKIRSDDAYSPGNIAGQRPDRAAIVYSQRCREAFSDVPVILGGIEGSLRRIAHYDYWSDKVRRSILLDSRADILLYGNAERAIVDVVHGLSKGYSFEQMSKIRGTAYLSTQNRRHWQDDMVEVASNDVDTIGRVDPIINPYVMTEDVDSCQIEQDKTSSMSGQYPGFVAEKVTNKVLNADAVNDDIQIVQFKNAKPKTALKHTLKLPSRDKTVIRLPDFEAVKADPVLYAHANRILHLETNPGNARALVQRHGSGASEIDVWLNPPPIPLSTEEMDYVFDLPYARLPHPVYSDARIPAFDMIKFSVNIMRGCFGGCTFCSITEHEGRIIQNRSHDSILREVEAIRDTAPNFTGIISDLGGPTANMYRLNCKDETIEKNCRKPSCVYPDVCDNLLTDHSSLTQLYRRARDIKGVKKILIASGLRYDLAVKDPEYVKELVTHHVGGYLKIAPEHSEDNVLSKMMKPGMGTYDAFKAMFERFSQEAGKEQYLIPYFIAAHPGTTDEDMMNLALWLKRHDYRADQVQAFYPSPMATATAMYHSHKDPLHKVSREGGDVTIVKSGKQRRLHKAFLRYHDPKNWAMLRKALQDMGRGDLIGKHRSCLIPPFNPQLEGRDGEAASYQSARKKNSRVGNDSAKRQTNGKSGQSHTQNNSQQAAQNKSVKKQPKKGNFQTQHTGLPPRRSK
- a CDS encoding Lrp/AsnC family transcriptional regulator; this translates as MLDDTDKAILNLLQDDATLPLKTIAERVHVSVATAQRRIQALTDSGVITRQVAIVDPNKVGFGLTAIVMIEMERSNTPMQHRFERLMTAQPRVMSCYEVSGDVDFMLLVSAKNMSDYHEFTRNMFTYENNVRNFKSQFVMNFTKSGTKIALD
- the rarD gene encoding EamA family transporter RarD — translated: MSTLTPTAKRNFAPFASQDSSKQTLIRGVALAVLSNVLFGALYAYSSFLEPLSGTQVFIWRMLMMWVAMVAFLLLTGKMKYHLNKLANLGGIKQWALLVLPTPIFLSQLWLFMWAPVNGQGVQTAMGYFLFPLMMVVFGCVLFGEKLSRLQWLAVGFAALGVASEIFRTQSVSWATLWVCGTYPIYYIMRRVQGIEAITGLLVDLTLFAPLAMLYLWFVAPSNLALVSGSSFFIFMLIGLGMLSVFAMSTNLEASRILPVNVFGMMSYIEPALLFLLAVTILGNPFESEMLFSYGLIWLGIMFLIAHGVKQLRKVPVIAAKETSA
- the smpB gene encoding SsrA-binding protein SmpB; the protein is MAKKAKKPDNQICANKKARHEYYIEETFEAGLELQGWEVKSIREGKMSITEAYIIFRNNEAFLFGSHIQPLLSSSTHISPDSIRTRKLLMHRREIDKLMGAVNQKGYACVPLSCYWKNSRVKCQIALTIGKKLHDKRKTLKERDWERDKQRGFKQHLN